ACCTGCTTTTTCTCCCTcttcagaaaggctgtgagttgatgtattCTTGAAGCTGCGGCGAACCTGGATGAATGAATCAACAGGAAAAGCATTAAAGGCTGCAAAACAAAACCAGgacactctctctccaaaaaggCTGCGATTGCTGTTTCCTTAAACTTCAGAGGCCTGAATGTATCTTCGGCAACAAACTACAATAGAAAGCAAGGTTTGATTAGGAACAGGGTGCTGGGAACACCCGCCTGCAACAAAGACTTTTTCTTTTTGACtttttttttacccctttcttcgcctctgtgtttttctgtcttgtgtgtgtatagagggtgggggaaagttaaagtggggaattaggaattagataagagttgaccagttgtatttgctgcatatttcagcatatgagcagcaaggtagcacagttgtttcacagcgccagggtcccaggttcgattccccgctgggtcactgtctgtgcggagtcagcacgttctccccgtgtctgcgcgggtttcctccggttacctcccactgtccaaagatgtgcgggttaggtggattggccctgctaaattgccctttgtgtcgaaaaaggttaagtgggggttacggggatagggtggagacccgGGCTTGAGAAGGGTgcgctttgtaagggccggtgcagactcgatgggccgaatggcctccttctgccctgtaaactcTGATTTTATTATAGTTCTTTTGTTGTAAATAAAAAGTGTTTACTTTTACAAACCTTCTCCCCTTCCCCATTTTGTACCCCCATCCCACTTCATACTCCCATCTcattcactcccctcaccccaaacctggtgactgtaattattggcccgCCAAGGGTCAAAGACCTTGGGTATTTTTCGAGGAATTATTGGTTGATTCACTAATGTTGTGACTCAGGGGCCTgtgtggctggaattgaccgcacaccagcccaggatgtcgtaacaccCTTGCCTCTTAAAATGCCCCTCAAGAGGCCTAAgaggggcaattaagaatgggcaacacaTGCAGATAGTGAGCCCAGATCCCATGGACGGTCGATGATGTTGCCGCAGTCACCGTTACTGAGATTACTGCTGTAATTTCAATATCTATTCATTAGAATTTAAATGCCTCCAGTTGTttgtgagatttgaacctgtgtccctcccCACcgagagcattaacctggattacaaAGCCAACGTGTCCCCATAAGaggggtgggcagtgagggggggagagatgggatgGGGCGGTGGAGGGATGGGATGAGGGGGAGAGGATGGGATGAGGAGAGTGAATGAGATGGATGAAGTGGGATGGGGGTAcaaaatggggaagggggagaagaggggacggGGGACAGAATGGGATGGGGGAAAGGGACGGGATGGGGGGGTACAGAATGGGAGTGGAAGAGAATGGTTGACGGGCGGGAGTGAGATGAGGTACGGAATGGGATGGGTCCGtagaggatggagtgaggggaggaaatGAGAAAGGGGGAAGAGGATGGGATGGAGGAAGGGGGGGTGAAAAGGGTGGGATGGGATTTGAGGGCAGAAGATTGGATCGGGGACAGATTAGGGGGGGTTGTGTAAAATGTGGGATGGATCTGGGCTGAGGATGGGATTGGGTGGGGTGAAGGGTGTGTTTGGGTGGGACGACCGGAGAAGGTAGGACATGTTTAACAGGGGTAAGGGCAATGCCCTGGGGGAACTCCCTCTCATTCTCCTCTCTGTTCTGTCTCCGCCCCCAGGCCTCACACACGTCGGACGAGTTCAGGATCTCGAGCATGGAGAACACCACTTCCGACGAGACTGAGAGCATCATGTCGCTGGCGCAAGAGATAGTGGCAACGCAGCAGTCGTCAGGAACCAAGGACCGGGCCTCCGATAGCGTCTGCGATTTCCAGGCCATGGAGACCCCGGTGGCCGAGAAGGCAGGGGGGAAGCGGGGCAGCACCGGCAGTTGCAAGGACCAGGAGTGGAGGCCCGAGACAGAGCCCATCGCGCCCGACGAACTGGAGCTGTGTTGCATCCTGGACCAGCGCTCCGACATGGAGCCCACTGCCTCGCACCTGCGTCTCCGCTGCTTCATCGCTGGCAGCAGCAAGCCCTGGAGCGATGGGGGGCCACAGCCAGCATCCACCTGCTCTTCCGCCGGCCAGCGCCCGTTGTCGGCGGAGCCCCCTTCTGGGCCGGCCTCAGCCCACCTCCTCCCGGAGCAGCCACCCTGCGGCTGCGTTAGCGAGATGTACCGGGCTGCCGAGTCCACCTGGGAGGCCGAGTTGTCCGTGCTCTCCCACACCGATGATTACAGCTCAGCATCCGGCATGCCGCTCGAGGTCTCAGTCACTGACCTGGGCCTGGACTGCCTGACAGCCGCCTTCTCTGAGAGCCCTCCCCTGTCTCCACAACTTTCCTTGCAGTGGCAGACTGCCGCCCAGAGGCCCAGCTCCAGACCTCCGCTGCTGGCAACAGAACCCCAGCAGACCGGCCTGTACGGCAACACTTGCTCCATGCTCAGCCCCATGCCAATCTCAGTACCGTGCCAGAGCCTCGAGCCCATCCGTAAGTCCAGCGTCGGACCCAGCCAGCACCCAAGCCCTGGACACAGTCCAAGCCTCGGGCCTAGTCAGAGCACCGGATCTGGCAGCAGGCAGGTGACCGCGTCAAGCCAGAGCCCCAGGTCCAGCCGGAGTCCCAGTCTCGGGCCTAGCCAGTCCTCCGGGCCCAACCACAGCCCTAGCCCTAGCACCGGGCCTAGCCAGAACCCCCTGCTCAGCCACTGGCCTAGTCCTGGGCATAGCCAGAGCCTTCAGCCAAGCCTGGGCCCCAGCCTCCCGCTCAGCCATGCTTCTCAACCCAGCTTGGGGTATGTCCCTGGGCCCAGCCAAATGCTGAACTCCCGGGTTAGCCTCGGTTCTCAATCCAGCACGTCGCCCAGCGTCCACTTCCCTCAGCCCGCCAACAGCCCTCAGACCAGCAACGTGGTGCTGAGCCAGCAGACTGAGTCCCTAACGGGGACCAGCTGGAGCCCCGCCCAGAGCGTCCTGACCACCCACAGCTTGCAGCTGGGCCACACGTCGGAGCAAGAAAATGACCCGAGGCATACGCACAGCGACGGGTCAAGCATGTTCTACATGAGTTCGGATGTCGCCACGTCAAGGACCATCGAATCATTCCCCTTGGGCAAACAGAGTGACTTCTACAGATACCGCAGCCCGGGAAATCagcaaggagggagggagaggagtatAGATTCCCGTTTGCAAGCGTCTCACATCTTGGGCACCCAAGCCAGACCGCGCAACGGCAAAGATGACGATCGGCGTTTAGATCATACCTATTATGGGAATGTAGACATGGAGTACTTGTACCCCTCAGAAGAAAAAAAAAGCTGAAGGCTTGAGCACGAGAGGCGGAAAGGGGCAAATGGCTTGGTGGTGGCGGTCGGGGTGGAGGCATTGAGTGGAGCAGAGGGCGGGAAAGGCAGGTGGTTGCTGAGGAACCACTCGCAGAGCAAAGACGTGTAAATAACTGGCataaaataaagatttttttttttggtcTCCTTTCTGACCAAGACTACAtgtaacacatatatatatatgatctttattgtcacaagtaggcttacattaacactgcaatgaagttactgtgaaaagcccccagtcgccacattccagcgcctgttcggggtcacagagggagaattcagaattctcagctggtacgggaattgaacccacgctgctggccttgttctgcaccacaaaccagctgtctagcccaccgaGCTGAACGTGTGAGGTCTTTGACAGTTCTGTCAAAGCTTTTCAGCGTCGCCCCATCAGGACGACGCGCAGGGCTCCCCATGTCAGGACGACGTCAGactgtgcgggcagcacggtggcgcagtgggttagccctgctgcctcacggcgccgaggccccaggttcgatcccggctctgggtcactgttcatgcggagtttgcacgttctccccgtgtttgggttgctttcgcccccacaacccaaagatgtgcaaggctaggtggactggccacccttaattggaaaaaggaattgggtactctcgtACCCAATAGTGCCCCTTTAGAgtccatactgtgcagaaggaggtcatttggaccatcgtgtctgcaccgctcctccaaaagagcagcccacctcggcccactcccccgcccaagcTCTCCCCAGctggcctgcgcatctttggaaactatgggggcaattttagcatggccgatccacttaacctgcacacctatgGCCTTTTCAGGGGCTGCTCTCTTGATTTGTCCCTGAGTTTGCCCAAATTAATATAATTGCTCCAACCTAAAGTAGTATTGGCCAGCTCCGCTTTGGAATAGTGCCACACGATCTCATACATCCACTCGAGCAAGCAGACAAGGACATGGCAGAAGGCCTCCTCTGAAAGAAGCAATGCTCCCCAATGCTGCGGCCTTGATTCTGCTGCTCAGGTTCTTAGTTGGGGGGATAGGTGGAATTTTACACCAGCGGGAGTTTACCGTCCCGCCAAAGTCGAGGGAACTTCGAATGACATTGATGAGCCCCTCAGTCcactgccctctctccccccccaccctccaccccccaactcACCGCTGCGACAGAGCCAT
This portion of the Scyliorhinus torazame isolate Kashiwa2021f chromosome 5, sScyTor2.1, whole genome shotgun sequence genome encodes:
- the LOC140422691 gene encoding uncharacterized protein is translated as MDPARAQKTSPVTISYTDVDQAEASHTSDEFRISSMENTTSDETESIMSLAQEIVATQQSSGTKDRASDSVCDFQAMETPVAEKAGGKRGSTGSCKDQEWRPETEPIAPDELELCCILDQRSDMEPTASHLRLRCFIAGSSKPWSDGGPQPASTCSSAGQRPLSAEPPSGPASAHLLPEQPPCGCVSEMYRAAESTWEAELSVLSHTDDYSSASGMPLEVSVTDLGLDCLTAAFSESPPLSPQLSLQWQTAAQRPSSRPPLLATEPQQTGLYGNTCSMLSPMPISVPCQSLEPIRKSSVGPSQHPSPGHSPSLGPSQSTGSGSRQVTASSQSPRSSRSPSLGPSQSSGPNHSPSPSTGPSQNPLLSHWPSPGHSQSLQPSLGPSLPLSHASQPSLGYVPGPSQMLNSRVSLGSQSSTSPSVHFPQPANSPQTSNVVLSQQTESLTGTSWSPAQSVLTTHSLQLGHTSEQENDPRHTHSDGSSMFYMSSDVATSRTIESFPLGKQSDFYRYRSPGNQQGGRERSIDSRLQASHILGTQARPRNGKDDDRRLDHTYYGNVDMEYLYPSEEKKS